AATATTGAATATCTTGTAACATGTATAACCGGACCTTTACATGCGGATAAATATGGAAATTAGGATTTATTTACATTATGTTCTTGTATTTGCCAAAAGCAACGGACAGATAtagtttatatcttttttttttaatatcactttACATAAACAAATGTAACAGTTTGACACGCAGATCCAGGCTTTCACTATACGAATTTCTTGACAGGACGTGTAACAACATTTTACTGCACTACTTAGACTGGACTTTGGGACGAAATGTTGCACTTTATACAAAAAAGCACATTAATACCAATAATATTCTGTTAGATCGACGTTTAGACTGTAATAATACAAAGTAATTCACATTTTGGTACACATTTACTAGAACATTCTTGCCATTCAGTACAAATAGTTGAATTTCTACCtcttccctctgcccccccacCACCTCCGCCCCACCCGccgcctctccctccctccctcccctccccccacataTATGCAAAGACCACAACTCCACATATCCCCTTATTCAACTTGCGATATAACTATTTACAAAATCAAACAGTACATTTTTTTTGAAGCTAATAATTCTGTATTTACAAGAGGGGATGGGGGGGAAGGCCGCTGCCCGAGCAGACATGCAGTTGGAGATCTCTAATCAGTGGTTTCCAGTAAAGCCCTACACAGTTGGCATTTGCCCTGGTAACCTTGTCTTCTTATGCATTCTACTAACCCCTTCGCCTACCAAGCCTTGGAACAGAGCAGAACAgaacagtccaaaaaaaaaaaaaaaaaaaaaggagggagagagagagagaaaaaggaaaaaagacaagaaagaaatgaaaaaaaagagaaataaaagggaaaaaagaaaggaagaaaaaaaaacaaaaccaaaagaacaacaaaaatgagTCTTCATTTTACTCAGTCCTGGGTCTACtggcagcattttatttttgtttgcttttttaaaattctgatttcAAAATGTTCATTATTTTTGGAGTCTTTTAAATAGGGTATTTGTTTGCTCgcttggggggttttgttttgtttcgttgtgttttttgttgttttgttttagcgTTTTAAACGTACCATTCGTTAAAATTTGATGTAAGCGTGCTGTGGCTGGACGTGTGGTGGACTGCGGAGGAGGAAGGGGATAAGGAGCTGGCGGTCTGGTTTTCTGTGGATGGAGACACGATGGTTGGAGGGGTGGAGGACTCGTAGCCTGAGCTGGCGGCGGGAGAAGGCTGGGACCCCTGCGAAGACGATTCATGGACCTGCAAAAGAAACGCGGGCACAAATAGAGAGCAGAAGGGGaccgcggccccgcggctgctgctgctcgcGGTGCGGCGCGGAGGCGCGGAGCAACGCGCCCGAGCCCGGCGCCGAGCCCcaggcccggcccgcggcgcccgccgccgctgcccgccgccgcccgacgttggggccgctgcccgccgccggcgcggaggcagggccgggcgctgccgctgccgctgccgctgccccgggggaGCGGCCCCGTCCCGGCCgcctcggcgccccgccgcccccggcgagCGGCTTCACAAAAGGCAGCCCCGGacgggccgggcagcgcggccgcggggcgggaggcggcgcggcccggcgcggccgctccgCTGCGGCGCCCCTGCTGCCGGCCCGGCCGCtgcgccccgctgcgccccgctgcgctccgcgccccgccgcccgcaggcccggcgccccgcggcccccgcgccccgcggccagGCCGCGCTCCTTCCCCTCGGGGCGCCCCCGCgcagggcccggggcggcggccgagccgagcgggGGCCCCGCACATACGGCGCCCTCCATTTACCTTCATGTGCTTTCTGAGGGAGCTGGGGTGCGTGTACGACTTGTCACACATTTTGCAGAGATAGGGCTTGTCGGaagtgtgcacatgcatgtgcttTTTGCGGTCGCTGCTGTTTGCAAAGCGCCTGTCACAGCCCTCGAATTCACACTTAAATGGTTTTTCACCTATTgcagagggaagggggggaaaaacggATCTGATTAAGCAGGGCCGGCTGGATCTCTTATTGTCCCCATCGCATTGCCGGACGGAAGCCCTGGGCTGCCTTTCAAACACTTGCAACTTTCTAAGTTGAAGGAAGCTCAAATCCCcaaatctttcttctcttctctgtcTTTTCCGCACATCCGACCTTGCTCAGCGCCTGTTTTGGAGGGAGGTTtgctaaataacttttttttttttttttttggcggggcGAGTTTCATTTGCAGCCCCGGCCCTGGGCACGTCTCCCTCCTTGCAATGCTCGAAGCGAGAGAGCTGGCGTGATGGTATTTACACACGAACCTCGGTGTCTAGTTTCCGTTTTTATAGCTCATTCTCGTGATATTTTACCCTCCCACAcaccccagccccctcccccgtATTTTCTTGCAATATTGAAAATTATCCGGCCGGGGAATACAATGCAAGGGCAGCCCCACAAACCCTCTGCGAAACCGCTCCGGGAAGCGTCGCTGCCTTTCCGCTCGCCGGGGGTGGGAGTGGGGGGAGAGGGCTCTCCCAGCCAGGGACTGCATTTCCACTGCCTGAGATTGAGAAAAGTTCTCAGGGATCCCAACGCTTGCCTTTCACACAACAATAACACACGAACGCATTGAGCTCGGTTTGTTTAAAATCGCTCGGCAGAATTAAATATTTACCACTCCCCGAACTGCAGAGCGGAGACGGATGAGCTGCCCGGAATATTTAGCACAATTTCTCATTGTGCCACAGTCAAAACCGCCGAAGAACAATTAATTAAAACCTATAAATTTAACAGGACAGGTTGCTgcgatttttttcccctgccctcaCAATTCCGGCAGCAGATTCTGCCTTTCTCCCCCTCAGCCTCATCAgggataattttctttttgttgctgcCGCTGGCGCGGCTGTGACCGAGCTTATTTTGCAGTGGAGCTCAGAGCCTGACTCTTAGGAAAAATAACTCGCCCTGGACCATTCCCCCGCCGGCCCCGACCcgcagcaaagcagccccctgGCCTGCAACCCCTCGCCCTGCACCCCTCACTCCGACCCGAGCACTCGGCGCTTTCACTTGCAGAAAGAAAAGCTACAGAGAAGGTTACTGTACCTGTATGAGTTCTTTTGTGTATTTTGAGATTCTCTGATCTGGCAAACACTTTGCCACAGCCTGGGAAAGGGCAGGGGAAAGGTTTTTCACCTGTGTGGACTCTGATGTGATTTACAAGTTTATATTTGGCCTTGAAAGGCTTCCCTTCTCTTGGACACTCTTCCCAGAAACATATGTGATTGGACTGCTCGGGTCCTCCAACGTGCTCCACCGTGACATGAGTCACCAGCTCGTGCATCGTGCTGAAAGTTTTGTTGCAGGACTTTTTGGGGTTTGACAATTGCTCGGGCTCAATCCACTTACAGATGAGTTCCTGTTTGATGGGCTGCCTCATGTAACGAAAGAAGGCCCCTGCCCCGTGGTGGGCTGCCATGTTCATGTTCATGTGGCCGTAGCCGTGCAGCTGGGTCGACGCGTAATGCTCGGAGCGGGGGCTGGTGACCTGGCCGTACTGGTCGGGTCTGCCGTACATGTCTCCGGAGAAGCCCAGGCGCATCTGCCCGTTCACCACGTTGGGCGAAGCGTGGCTGGTGGCTTGCTCGTGCAGCCCCGGGAACAGTATGTGTCCTGCGGCGTCCGTGTGGCCGTGGGGTCCGGCGAAGCTGCCGGCGGCGGAGGCGAAGAGGCTGTGCTGggcgctggccgccgccgcctccccgaaACCGCGGTTGCGGAACAGAAAGTCCCGGGTGGAGTTGAAAGCGGCGCTGGAGTAGGAGCTGACATGGGTCGGGTGGTGGTGGTGCCCCAGGGCCGCCGCCGCGTAGCCGGGCGCCTGCGAGGTGAAGGCGGTCTGGCCGGCCGAGGCCAGCTCGTGGGTGCTGGGGTTAATTTTAAAGGCGCCCATGCCGTCGGCGAAGGGATTGATCCCCAGCCCCACTTCTCTGTCCGTGACATCGGCCGTGGAGTGGTGGCGAGACGATCCGAAGGTAGTGACTCCTATCGCGGGATACTGCGGTCCAGCATCCAGAAGCATCTTCCCAGCGGCGATGcagcaaccaaaaaaaaagcacacgcgcgcacacacacaacgcggagagaagcagcagcagcagcagcagcagcagcgaaaaACACCCTCTTTGGAAAGTCGGCGACGATCACCACCAAAGCAACCACATCAAAAACACCCCCTTCGGCATCAgcgcagggggaaaaaaaggggggggagaagaaaaaaaaaaaagaggctggtGTGAAAGGGGGAAAGAGATCTTCGCAgttgcaaataataataataaaaatgtgccCCAAAAATATTCACTGTCTCTCTGCTTTGACTTCTCAGGGAGGTTtaaggggggagggggttgggTGGGCTCAAAAATAAACTGGCTGCAAATAACAATAACGGAGAGAGATCAACACgggcagcaaaaaaacaaaacaaaaaagaaacttccttcagtgatttttttggcTATAGGAATGTTGCAAAGTGGCCGAGAGattgtttctctctcctcttcgAGCTTCCCCACACTctcccctatttttttttttaaagctttttttttttcgcttTGCAAAAAAAAGGCGCAAATCATGCACAATATTGTCTTTTGCGGTTTATCTTCCTGGGGAGAAACTTTCACCTCCTCAGCCGGGCGGTGAACGCGAGACTGATAGCGGCAATCATTCCTGCA
The sequence above is a segment of the Apteryx mantelli isolate bAptMan1 chromosome 9, bAptMan1.hap1, whole genome shotgun sequence genome. Coding sequences within it:
- the LOC106485861 gene encoding zinc finger protein ZIC 1; this translates as MLLDAGPQYPAIGVTTFGSSRHHSTADVTDREVGLGINPFADGMGAFKINPSTHELASAGQTAFTSQAPGYAAAALGHHHHPTHVSSYSSAAFNSTRDFLFRNRGFGEAAAASAQHSLFASAAGSFAGPHGHTDAAGHILFPGLHEQATSHASPNVVNGQMRLGFSGDMYGRPDQYGQVTSPRSEHYASTQLHGYGHMNMNMAAHHGAGAFFRYMRQPIKQELICKWIEPEQLSNPKKSCNKTFSTMHELVTHVTVEHVGGPEQSNHICFWEECPREGKPFKAKYKLVNHIRVHTGEKPFPCPFPGCGKVFARSENLKIHKRTHTGEKPFKCEFEGCDRRFANSSDRKKHMHVHTSDKPYLCKMCDKSYTHPSSLRKHMKVHESSSQGSQPSPAASSGYESSTPPTIVSPSTENQTASSLSPSSSAVHHTSSHSTLTSNFNEWYV